One genomic segment of Garra rufa chromosome 13, GarRuf1.0, whole genome shotgun sequence includes these proteins:
- the LOC141348856 gene encoding estrogen-related receptor gamma-like has protein sequence MDLVQFYHPESFSFPSEQNNFLDMISIDGHCHTYIKTEPPSPSSLSDSLTQHSPGASSDAGSSYSSVTKGNPTALDSPVSYPTVEADLRPPGAPCRLLEETQLKNGYGLSSGPKRLCLVCGDAASGFHYGVASCEACKAFFKRTIQGNIEYSCSVSRDCEITKRRRKSCQACRFTKCLSVGMLREGVRLDRVRGGRQKYKRRIDSDSSVYFSAQQPHRKQTSCRAQGENKVVTLLLGAEPEKVCAMPDPALPDSDIKALTTLCDLADRELVLNISWAKNIPGFSSLCLSDQMSLLQSAWMEILMLRVAFRSLPCEDRLVFADDYIMDAEQAKSAGLLELHKAILQLVRRYRSMRLEREEFVTLKAIALANSDSMHIEDAEAVQGLQDSLHEALLDYECVHHREDPRRTGKLIMTLPLLRQTSAKAVRHFCSIKQDGRVPMHKLFLELLEANV, from the exons ATGGATTTAGTGCAGTTTTATCACCCGGAGTCCTTTTCCTTCCCTTCTGAACAGAACAA CTTTCTGGACATGATATCCATCGACGGCCACTGTCACACCTACATCAAGACCGAGCCGCCGAGTCCTTCCTCTCTGTCGGACAGTCTGACCCAGCACAGTCCCGGGGCGTCGTCGGACGCTGgaagcagctacagttcagtaactAAAGGGAACCCAACAGCTCTGGACTCTCCCGTTTCATACCCTACAGTTGAGGCGGATCTTAGGCCTCCCGGTGCCCCCTGCAGGCTCCTGGAGGAAACGCAGTTGAAGAATGGATACGGGTTGAGCTCGGGCCCCAAACGCCTGTGTCTGGTGTGTGGAGACGCTGCGTCTGGTTTCCACTATGGAGTGGCTTCATGCGAGGCCTGCAAAGCCTTCTTTAAACGTACCATTCAAG GTAATATCGAGTACAGTTGTTCAGTCAGCAGAGACTGTGAGATCACTAAAAGAAGGAGGAAGTCCTGTCAGGCCTGTCGCTTCACTAAGTGCCTGTCTGTGGGAATGCTGCGAGAAG GTGTGCGTTTGGACCGGGTGCGAGGAGGAAGGCAGAAATATAAGAGGAGAATCGACTCTGACTCCAGTGTGTACTTCAGTGCGCAGCAACCTCACAGAAAACAAA cGTCCTGCAGAGCTCAGGGGGAGAATAAGGTGGTGACCCTGCTGTTGGGGGCAGAGCCAGAGAAGGTGTGTGCCATGCCTGACCCCGCCCTCCCCGACAGCGACATCAAAGCCCTGACGACCCTCTGTGACCTCGCCGACAGAGAGCTCGTGCTCAACATCAGCTGGGCCAAAAACATACCAG GTTTCTCCAGCCTCTGTCTGTCTGATCAGATGAGTCTCCTGCAGAGCGCGTGGATGGAGATCCTCATGCTGCGTGTGGCTTTCCGCTCACTGCCCTGTGAGGACAGGCTGGTGTTTGCAGATGATTACATCATGGATGCTGAACAGGCTAAATCAGCAGGTCTGCTGGAGCTCCACAAGGCCATATTACAGCTGGTGCGCCGGTACAGATCCATGAGGCTGGAGAGAGAAGAGTTTGTCACTCTGAAAGCCATTGCTCTTGCCAACTCAG ACTCGATGCATATAGAGGACGCAGAGGCCGTTCAGGGTCTGCAGGACTCTCTCCATGAAGCACTTCTGGATTATGAGTGTGTCCATCACAGGGAGGACCCTCGACGGACGGGGAAACTCATCATGACCCTTCCTCTCCTCCGTCAGACCTCCGCCAAAGCCGTGCGGCACTTCTGCAGCATCAAGCAGGACGGACGCGTCCCTATGCACAAACTCTTCCTGGAACTTCTAGAGGCCAATGTCTGA